The sequence CTTTCGCTCCCGGAGGCGATCGAGATTTCCGAAAAGCTAGCTCCCCGCAAAACCCTGCTCACCCACATCAGCCACGATCTCGATCACGCAAGCCTTGCCGCAATGCTCCCGGAAGGGGTATCACCCGCCCATGACGGCCTGCGCGTGAAACTCGGGCTGCCCTGAAGCCTATGAAACTCATCTCCTGGAACGTCAACGGCATCCGCGCCGCCCTGAACAAGGGCTTGGCCGATTTCCTCTCCGCCGAAAACCCCGATATCCTCTGCCTGCAGGAAACCAAGGCGCGCGAGGAGCAGGTGGAGCTGCCGCTGGAATTCGGCGCCTACAAATCCTACTGGAACTCCGCCGAGAAACCGGGCTACTCCGGCACCGCGATCTTCACCAAAGCAGCTCCACTTTCCTGCACCCACGGCTTCGGCATCGCCGAGCATGACAAGGAAGGCCGGGTCATCACCCTGGAGTATCCGGATTTCCACCTCGTCAACGTTTACACCGTCAACGCCCAGGACGAGCTGCGCCGCCTGCCCTACCGCCTCCAATGGGACGCCGCATTCCGCAAGCACCTCATCACCCTTGCGGAAACCAAGCCGGTGATTTTCTGCGGAGACCTGAACGTCGCCCACAAGGAGATCGACCTCGCCCGCCCGAGGGAAAACCGCAAGAGCGCCGGTTTTTCCGACGAGGAGCGCGCCAGCTTCACCGAGCTGCTCGAAAGCGGCTTCATCGATTCCTTCCGCCATCTTTATCCCGACAGAACCGAGGCCTATTCCTGGTGGTCATACCGGGGCGGGGCGCGGGAGCGAAACGTCGGCTGGAGGATCGACTACTTCGGGCTCTCACCCGCCCTGATCGACCGTCTTGCGGAGGCCACGATCCATCCGCATGTATTGGGATCGGATCATTGCCCGGTGGGGCTTGTACTGAAGTGAGCGGGACGCGAGATATTCCCTCTTGCATGCGTATGGGTGAGGGCTTTCCGGGTTCATTTCCCCGGGTGTCGGCAGGTATGCTGCATGTCGGTGCCGGAAACGCATTGAAAGTTGACGCCATGCGTGCAAGTTTCGCCCGTGATTCCGCCTTCCGCAGCCGCCTCCAAACCCGCCAAGACCAAGCCAGCCAAGGGCTGGTCCACCGAAAAATCCGCCGAGC comes from Akkermansiaceae bacterium and encodes:
- the xth gene encoding exodeoxyribonuclease III, encoding MKLISWNVNGIRAALNKGLADFLSAENPDILCLQETKAREEQVELPLEFGAYKSYWNSAEKPGYSGTAIFTKAAPLSCTHGFGIAEHDKEGRVITLEYPDFHLVNVYTVNAQDELRRLPYRLQWDAAFRKHLITLAETKPVIFCGDLNVAHKEIDLARPRENRKSAGFSDEERASFTELLESGFIDSFRHLYPDRTEAYSWWSYRGGARERNVGWRIDYFGLSPALIDRLAEATIHPHVLGSDHCPVGLVLK